One Vampirovibrio chlorellavorus genomic window carries:
- a CDS encoding DEAD/DEAH box helicase, which yields MSSWHYSIIHKSACKVIDEQTLWGQTVCRIWLPNQDAVVRILSSDLRPLTIGIQPEIEAGRIAYISAAAKVAEVLEGSINATEGHVLLAPMESNVIPLPHQIHALSRAISGDRVRYLLADEVGLGKTIEAGLIMRELKLRGLVRRTLVVAPKGLATQWVAEMQTHFNEQFQLVLGDDISTLQRLAPGASHRSSAWSMFNQVIVSLDSVKPMDKRRGWTAEQVAEYNRNRFEELITAGWDLVVVDEAHRLGGSNDQVARYKLGKGLSEAAPYLLLLSATPHQGKTDAFYRLMNLLDDDAFPDIDSVSRERVASFVIRTEKRKAIDSEGQPLFRPRRTQMVPVAWEMRHHLQKLLYDAVTDYVREGYNQALREKKRHIGFLMILMQRLVVSSTRAIRTTMERRLAALRDGEQQASLRLAKIENGEDKSENLDDLYDMNGQELLDELLKSHVAALRNEGSHVEMLLDAAVRCEEAGPDAKAEALIEWIYQLQAEENEPDLKVLIFTEFVPTQEMLKEFLEARGISVVTLNGSLNMEERKQAQNAFRNTHRVLISTDAGGEGLNLQFAHVIINYDIPWNPMRLEQRIGRVDRIGQPKTVRAINFVFEDSVEFRVREVLEQKLSVIFDEFGIDKTGDVLDSVQAGELFEEVFTSAILNPDGIETSIGNTVEQIRDEIQKVRQSSAIYGISEDPDLQTAERMRSHPLPHWVERMTVSYLNSHGGVANRKRSWWDLNWPDGQEHYKCVFNAREAERLTDVTLLNLENNRVRGLALNLPQVAAAQPLPCVTVSGLPANISGFWGLFEIRLQAGINQKTQLLRIPMVRRGYVSVFLSEEGKLFLPTARHIWDTIQTTEIQVQTTLGQDESIAAHTHLHEAAEQAGQELFDALQQAHISSVAREEERGIISFASRRKAIERLGLPAVRQFRLSRCDADESEWRHELQLARQILPEIRPLLMLRIINGGAQ from the coding sequence ATGAGTTCGTGGCACTACAGCATCATTCATAAAAGTGCCTGCAAGGTGATTGACGAACAGACTTTGTGGGGGCAGACGGTTTGCCGTATCTGGCTCCCGAACCAAGATGCGGTGGTTCGCATTCTCAGCTCTGACTTACGACCGCTGACTATTGGTATCCAGCCGGAGATCGAGGCCGGACGCATTGCCTATATTTCTGCTGCAGCAAAAGTGGCCGAGGTGCTAGAAGGCTCCATCAACGCCACCGAGGGGCACGTATTACTGGCCCCCATGGAATCCAATGTTATCCCGCTTCCACACCAGATCCACGCTTTATCCCGGGCCATTTCCGGTGACCGTGTGCGTTACCTTCTAGCAGACGAGGTAGGTCTCGGCAAGACCATCGAGGCTGGGCTGATTATGCGCGAATTAAAGCTTCGCGGCCTAGTCCGGCGCACTCTGGTCGTCGCACCTAAGGGTCTGGCCACCCAGTGGGTGGCCGAAATGCAAACCCACTTCAACGAGCAGTTCCAACTAGTGCTGGGTGATGACATCAGCACCTTGCAGCGTCTGGCTCCAGGGGCGAGCCATCGGAGTTCTGCCTGGTCGATGTTTAATCAGGTCATCGTCTCTCTGGATTCGGTCAAACCCATGGATAAGCGACGTGGCTGGACCGCCGAACAAGTTGCCGAATACAACCGAAACCGATTCGAGGAACTAATTACCGCCGGTTGGGATTTGGTGGTGGTGGACGAAGCGCATCGCCTAGGCGGCAGTAATGACCAGGTCGCCCGCTACAAGCTCGGGAAGGGTCTTTCGGAGGCTGCGCCCTATTTGCTATTGCTTTCTGCAACACCCCATCAGGGCAAAACCGATGCTTTCTATCGCTTGATGAACCTGCTGGATGATGATGCCTTCCCAGATATAGATAGTGTCTCCCGAGAAAGGGTGGCCTCATTTGTCATTCGAACAGAAAAACGTAAAGCCATTGATTCTGAAGGCCAGCCGCTCTTCAGGCCCCGGCGTACGCAGATGGTTCCGGTGGCCTGGGAGATGCGCCATCACCTGCAAAAGCTTCTTTACGATGCGGTGACCGATTATGTGCGCGAGGGTTACAATCAGGCTCTTCGCGAGAAAAAACGCCATATTGGTTTTCTGATGATCTTAATGCAGCGCCTAGTGGTATCGAGTACCCGGGCAATCCGAACCACCATGGAACGGCGGCTTGCTGCTCTTAGGGATGGTGAACAACAAGCTAGCCTTCGCCTGGCGAAGATTGAGAACGGCGAAGATAAATCAGAGAATCTCGACGATTTGTATGACATGAACGGCCAAGAACTGCTTGATGAGCTGCTGAAATCCCATGTAGCAGCCCTGCGAAATGAAGGCAGCCATGTAGAGATGCTGTTGGATGCGGCGGTCCGCTGTGAAGAGGCAGGACCGGACGCCAAGGCTGAGGCACTGATCGAGTGGATTTATCAACTTCAGGCAGAGGAGAACGAGCCGGATCTGAAGGTGTTGATCTTCACTGAGTTCGTGCCTACCCAGGAGATGTTAAAAGAGTTTCTCGAAGCACGGGGCATCTCGGTTGTTACCCTGAATGGTTCCCTGAATATGGAGGAACGTAAGCAGGCCCAGAATGCATTTCGAAATACACATCGTGTGCTGATCTCCACTGATGCGGGCGGTGAAGGTCTTAATCTGCAGTTTGCCCATGTGATCATCAATTATGATATTCCTTGGAACCCGATGCGGCTGGAACAACGGATCGGACGCGTGGATCGTATCGGCCAACCTAAAACGGTACGGGCCATAAACTTCGTTTTTGAGGACTCGGTCGAGTTTCGCGTTCGCGAAGTGCTGGAGCAGAAGCTTTCGGTGATCTTTGACGAGTTCGGCATCGACAAAACAGGTGACGTACTCGACTCAGTCCAGGCCGGTGAGTTGTTCGAAGAGGTATTCACCTCGGCGATTCTAAATCCAGATGGAATTGAAACTTCCATTGGAAACACAGTGGAACAGATAAGGGATGAGATTCAGAAAGTACGCCAGTCTTCGGCCATCTATGGCATCTCTGAAGATCCGGATTTGCAAACTGCTGAACGTATGCGTTCCCATCCTCTGCCCCATTGGGTGGAGCGAATGACAGTGAGCTACCTTAATTCCCATGGCGGTGTGGCCAACCGTAAGCGCTCCTGGTGGGATTTGAACTGGCCTGATGGGCAGGAACACTACAAGTGTGTGTTTAACGCACGGGAAGCGGAACGTCTGACCGACGTCACTCTGCTAAATCTTGAAAATAACCGTGTTCGCGGTTTAGCCCTTAACTTGCCACAGGTAGCAGCAGCTCAGCCCTTGCCGTGTGTCACAGTGAGCGGATTGCCTGCCAACATCTCCGGTTTTTGGGGTCTGTTTGAGATTCGTCTTCAGGCTGGGATAAATCAAAAGACCCAGCTTCTGCGAATCCCCATGGTGCGGCGTGGCTATGTCAGCGTCTTCTTAAGCGAGGAAGGAAAACTGTTTCTACCCACGGCACGGCATATCTGGGATACTATACAGACAACAGAAATCCAAGTGCAAACTACCCTCGGGCAGGATGAATCTATTGCCGCCCATACGCATTTACATGAAGCGGCAGAACAGGCAGGACAGGAACTGTTTGATGCCCTGCAGCAGGCACACATCTCATCTGTGGCGAGGGAGGAGGAACGCGGTATTATTTCCTTTGCATCGCGCCGTAAGGCTATTGAGCGGCTCGGCCTGCCAGCGGTAAGACAATTCAGGCTGTCCCGTTGTGATGCGGACGAATCCGAATGGCGACATGAACTGCAATTGGCGCGACAAATCTTACCGGAAATCCGACCGTTGCTGATGCTACGCATTATTAATGGAGGCGCTCAATGA
- a CDS encoding AAA family ATPase — MITKWKVFNFKSIREETELDLGPLTIFAGANSSGKSTFIQSVLLVAQTLAHKVGSRSVVLNGALTSLGQFDDLKSNDSESDQITIKCTCRPLVYHEAAIPKQSQYTARGTVYFGPRSNQLQEIACEISFDADPSSSQRDLFQIQPRLFATQVSCLSRDEDNVDQKADISVRHTIKAISEIEGVDGVNEIDDQLRTSLTYAVELDEGSMSEVRADVRSAKLIGCMLRHFLPERIIYSINTIEEDANFITLVLQDLGRGAMGLGRSMGREILLSEEILAVLREVLKDTIEFDQTFKDKYRQGTLFDTGAETLTFSEWHERLRSLPRVDRLKVQQTLREREDLFDLIHTALKASTEAKPESHAVIQARPPRLITEATRYLDNFFASALKYLGPLRDAPKPLYPLAATNDPYDVGLRGEHTASILELHKNRQIRYIPSTNFENPVIDRKTVTRTLEAAVIDWMQYLGVASSVTSQDKGKLGHELKVALSNSDNPHDLTHVGVGVSQVLPILVMCLLAETDSTLVFEQPELHLHPKVQTLLGDFFLSMALCNKQCIVETHSEYFIDRLRFRIAAASAGKELNNLTKIYFVEKPSQGSFFREVVINEYGAILDWPEGFFDQSQQQAEAILNAALVKKRAKKNKD, encoded by the coding sequence ATGATTACCAAATGGAAAGTCTTCAACTTTAAATCGATTCGCGAGGAAACCGAACTGGATCTCGGTCCGCTAACGATTTTCGCTGGCGCGAACAGCAGTGGAAAGAGTACATTTATTCAATCGGTTCTGCTTGTTGCACAGACTTTGGCCCACAAAGTCGGATCGCGCTCTGTCGTCTTGAATGGTGCTCTAACGAGTCTGGGTCAGTTTGATGACCTTAAATCTAACGATAGTGAGTCGGACCAAATCACCATCAAATGCACCTGTCGACCTCTAGTTTATCATGAGGCTGCAATACCGAAACAGTCTCAATACACTGCCCGAGGCACTGTTTACTTTGGGCCACGCTCCAATCAGCTTCAGGAAATCGCTTGCGAGATTTCTTTCGATGCCGATCCATCAAGCTCTCAACGTGATCTGTTTCAAATTCAGCCTCGACTTTTTGCTACACAGGTGTCTTGCTTATCCAGAGATGAGGACAATGTCGATCAGAAAGCAGACATTTCAGTTCGTCACACCATCAAAGCTATTTCCGAAATCGAAGGTGTTGATGGTGTAAATGAAATCGACGACCAACTACGTACCAGCTTGACCTACGCCGTTGAACTGGACGAGGGCTCAATGAGCGAGGTGAGGGCCGATGTCCGCTCTGCCAAACTTATTGGCTGCATGCTGAGACACTTCCTTCCCGAGAGGATTATATACTCCATCAATACCATTGAAGAGGATGCAAACTTCATCACTTTGGTACTCCAAGACCTAGGCCGTGGTGCCATGGGATTAGGACGCAGTATGGGAAGGGAGATACTTCTTTCTGAAGAGATACTTGCTGTCTTACGTGAAGTCCTTAAAGACACAATTGAATTTGATCAAACATTCAAGGATAAGTATCGGCAGGGGACACTGTTTGATACTGGGGCCGAAACGCTCACCTTTAGTGAGTGGCATGAACGACTGCGTAGCCTGCCGCGCGTGGACCGATTAAAAGTTCAGCAGACGCTGCGTGAACGTGAAGACCTTTTCGATCTGATCCACACAGCCTTAAAAGCATCAACAGAAGCGAAGCCTGAGTCCCATGCTGTTATCCAAGCCAGACCTCCCCGTTTAATAACAGAAGCCACACGGTATCTGGACAACTTCTTCGCCTCCGCTTTAAAATACCTTGGCCCATTAAGAGATGCTCCCAAGCCGTTGTATCCACTTGCAGCCACTAACGATCCATATGACGTGGGTTTACGTGGAGAACACACAGCTTCTATTCTTGAATTACATAAGAACAGGCAGATCCGGTATATCCCATCTACAAATTTCGAAAACCCTGTCATTGATCGCAAAACGGTAACAAGGACACTTGAAGCAGCAGTTATCGATTGGATGCAATATCTTGGCGTGGCTAGCTCAGTAACAAGCCAGGATAAAGGAAAACTGGGACATGAACTGAAGGTGGCACTTTCCAATTCGGATAATCCACACGACCTTACACATGTGGGTGTAGGCGTTAGTCAAGTGTTGCCGATTCTGGTTATGTGTCTACTGGCAGAAACAGACTCCACACTGGTTTTTGAACAGCCCGAGCTACATTTACACCCTAAGGTTCAGACCCTGTTGGGCGACTTTTTCCTCTCTATGGCCTTATGTAACAAGCAGTGTATTGTTGAGACCCATAGCGAATACTTTATCGATCGTCTCCGTTTCCGGATTGCTGCAGCATCAGCCGGGAAGGAATTAAACAATCTGACTAAGATTTATTTCGTAGAAAAGCCATCGCAGGGTTCATTTTTCCGAGAAGTAGTGATTAATGAGTATGGAGCCATTTTAGACTGGCCGGAAGGATTCTTTGATCAATCTCAACAGCAGGCTGAAGCTATCCTTAATGCTGCGCTAGTCAAAAAGCGCGCAAAGAAAAATAAGGATTAA
- a CDS encoding DNA methyltransferase produces MTEQKKLFKTEFVPAAEGEGTLFTEQVVIDSEPVTCLGMTFENEEARRSHFTEELRKKLKDPEFRKIEGFPIGSDEDILNLSDPPYYTACPNPWITDFIAEWESQKPEKPEGYHYHREPFAADVSEGKNDTIYKLHSYHTKVPYKSITHFIEHFTEEGDIVLDAFAGSGMTSVASSLTRRKSISCDLSPCAAFVSSKYVSKSPMRSLPRISELIDELDAKYEKFLSTLDEQGKKRKINFVVWSDVFICPNCSNEFPFWENGVDPQTGKMHKEYPCPHCHNTINSLTCERAHETYFDDIAGKPALRIKRIPVLINYIIGSKGFEKKPDSEDLKIISRPPSIPSGIDYKPLEFIKGDMHRSGYHFGMDYTHHFFDRRVFAIALDLRKHLISEYGNYGLFVFTSLLTRLTKMNRFIPKKNGSGVVGPFSGTLYMPPLQVERNPILYLRDKVKTHRSCSYLGYRGAITSNQSSTELSNISDKSIDYIFVDPPFGANLMYSELNFLYESWLGVFTNDKHEAIQNQHQSKDLSEYHKLMSSCFREMYRVLKPGRWMTIEFHNSSNSVWQALQASIWEAGFVIADVRILDKKKITMLQGTHANIAKQDLVISAYRPNGGLEERFALESGTEKGVWDFVRTHLMILPVFVEQNGKAVMISERQNFLLFDRMLAFHVQRGVTVPLSTSDFYVGLANRFAERDGMYFLPEQIIEYDKKRISIDSLEQLALFVSDETSAIQWLRQILKVKPQSFQDIHPQFLKEIGGWNKNEKKLELSTLLEQNFIRYDGKEPVPEQIHTYLSSNWKDLRNLPKDSPALMDKARDRWFVPDPNKAGDLERLREKELLKEFEEYKDAKKKLKVFRLEAVRAGFKKAWQERDYAIIVKVAELIPNNVLEEDPKLLMWYDQAVTRMGGE; encoded by the coding sequence ATGACCGAACAAAAGAAATTGTTCAAAACAGAATTTGTTCCTGCTGCGGAGGGAGAGGGAACCTTGTTTACTGAGCAAGTGGTGATCGATTCAGAACCAGTAACATGCCTTGGCATGACCTTTGAAAATGAAGAAGCCCGCCGCTCCCACTTCACCGAGGAACTGCGCAAGAAGCTGAAGGATCCAGAGTTCCGGAAGATTGAAGGTTTTCCCATCGGAAGCGATGAGGACATTTTGAATCTGAGTGATCCTCCATACTATACTGCCTGCCCAAACCCTTGGATTACAGATTTCATTGCAGAGTGGGAGTCGCAGAAGCCTGAGAAGCCAGAGGGCTACCATTACCACCGCGAACCTTTTGCTGCCGACGTGAGCGAAGGAAAGAACGATACAATTTATAAGCTTCATAGTTACCACACAAAAGTTCCATACAAATCGATAACTCACTTCATTGAACATTTTACTGAGGAAGGGGATATTGTTCTTGATGCCTTTGCCGGCAGCGGAATGACGAGTGTTGCGTCTTCCCTAACAAGAAGAAAATCAATTTCATGTGACTTATCACCTTGTGCTGCATTTGTTTCTAGTAAATATGTGAGCAAGTCACCCATGCGTTCTTTGCCAAGGATATCAGAGCTTATTGATGAGTTAGATGCCAAGTATGAGAAATTTCTCTCAACTCTAGATGAGCAGGGAAAAAAACGAAAGATCAATTTTGTTGTTTGGAGTGATGTATTTATTTGCCCAAATTGCAGCAATGAATTTCCGTTTTGGGAAAATGGTGTAGATCCACAAACAGGAAAAATGCACAAAGAATACCCATGTCCACATTGTCATAACACGATAAACTCATTAACATGCGAAAGGGCGCATGAAACATATTTTGACGATATAGCTGGAAAGCCTGCCCTTCGAATCAAGCGTATTCCAGTATTGATTAATTATATAATTGGAAGCAAAGGTTTTGAGAAGAAACCTGATTCGGAAGACTTGAAAATAATAAGCAGGCCACCAAGTATTCCATCAGGTATAGATTACAAACCATTAGAATTTATAAAGGGAGATATGCACCGTTCCGGATACCATTTCGGTATGGACTATACCCATCATTTTTTTGACAGGAGAGTTTTTGCAATTGCATTAGATTTAAGAAAGCATTTGATAAGTGAATACGGAAATTATGGTCTGTTCGTCTTTACTTCTCTGTTAACCCGCCTTACAAAGATGAATAGGTTTATACCCAAGAAAAACGGTTCAGGGGTTGTTGGGCCGTTTTCTGGAACTTTGTACATGCCACCCCTTCAGGTGGAACGGAATCCTATCCTATACCTTCGAGATAAAGTAAAAACACATAGGTCATGTTCTTATCTTGGTTATCGGGGAGCTATAACTTCAAATCAATCTTCTACAGAACTTTCTAATATTAGTGATAAATCGATAGATTACATTTTCGTAGACCCACCCTTTGGCGCAAATTTAATGTATTCAGAGTTGAATTTCTTATATGAAAGTTGGCTCGGCGTATTTACAAACGATAAACATGAGGCTATTCAGAATCAACACCAAAGTAAAGATTTGTCCGAATATCACAAATTGATGAGTTCCTGCTTTAGAGAAATGTATCGTGTTTTGAAGCCTGGCAGGTGGATGACGATTGAGTTTCACAATTCCAGCAACTCGGTTTGGCAGGCATTGCAGGCGTCTATTTGGGAAGCAGGCTTTGTAATTGCTGATGTTCGTATTCTTGACAAGAAAAAAATAACTATGCTTCAGGGTACACATGCAAATATTGCGAAACAGGACCTTGTAATAAGTGCTTACCGCCCAAATGGAGGGCTTGAAGAGCGTTTCGCACTTGAATCTGGTACAGAGAAAGGTGTTTGGGATTTTGTTAGAACACATCTCATGATTCTTCCAGTATTCGTTGAGCAGAATGGAAAGGCTGTTATGATCAGCGAAAGACAAAACTTCCTTCTTTTCGATAGAATGCTGGCATTTCATGTTCAGCGTGGGGTAACCGTGCCGTTATCCACTTCTGATTTTTATGTTGGCTTGGCAAATCGCTTTGCTGAACGCGATGGGATGTATTTTCTACCTGAACAGATTATTGAATACGATAAAAAACGTATTTCAATAGATTCGTTAGAGCAGCTTGCTTTGTTCGTTTCAGACGAGACTTCTGCAATCCAATGGCTCCGTCAGATACTCAAGGTTAAGCCACAATCGTTCCAAGATATTCATCCTCAATTTTTAAAAGAAATTGGTGGTTGGAACAAAAACGAAAAAAAATTAGAATTATCAACCTTATTGGAACAAAACTTCATAAGGTACGATGGAAAAGAACCTGTACCAGAGCAAATCCATACTTACCTCTCTAGTAACTGGAAAGATTTGCGCAATCTACCAAAAGATTCACCTGCATTGATGGACAAAGCTCGGGATCGTTGGTTTGTACCCGATCCCAATAAAGCGGGTGACTTAGAGCGGCTGCGTGAGAAGGAACTGCTAAAAGAGTTCGAGGAATACAAAGATGCCAAGAAGAAGCTGAAGGTCTTCCGTCTGGAAGCGGTTCGTGCCGGATTCAAGAAAGCCTGGCAAGAGCGTGACTACGCAATCATTGTAAAAGTGGCAGAATTGATCCCCAATAACGTCCTAGAAGAAGATCCCAAGCTACTCATGTGGTACGACCAAGCGGTAACCCGCATGGGAGGGGAATAG
- a CDS encoding DUF6079 family protein, with the protein MKYGELIQFDPIESVVQLRDADKSGAAHHLVNTYVISEEMAERLTQLVIPQMQFDHPVDNKGLLVVGNYGTGKSHLMSVVSSLAADGSLLEGLNHSGVRDAASQIAGRFKVIRTEIGATTMSLRDILVAELEENLEKLGVEYVFPEAGTITSHKRAFEDMMAKFGEAFPEHGLLLVVDELLDYLRTRKDQELILDLNFLREVGEVCKDLRFRFMAGVQEAIFDSPRFAFVADSIRRVKDRFEQILIVRNDVKFVVAERLLKKTTEQQAKIRDYLMPFAKYYSGLNERIDEFVRLFPVHPDYIDTFERVTVVEKREVLKTLSIGMKGILDKNVPQDEPGLLAFDSYWNTLKQNASFRAIPEIRAVIDCSQVLESRVENAITRKQYKPMALRLIHALSVHRLTTGDIYAPIGASAQELRDRLCLYDPLIAELGSDEPDKDLQTHVETVLREIHKTVNGQFITFNADSRQFYLDLKKTDDFDALIDKRAESLGLAQLDRFYYEALKRVMECQDATYVTGYKIWQHELVWQEHKAARTGYLFFGAPNERSTAVPQRDFYLYFIQPNDPPRFKDDKVNDEVFFRLKDTDEEFQTALKGYAAALDLAATSSGHAKATYESKANGFLKKLVQWLQKHMSDAFDVTYQGRTKSITEWAKGKSIRELSGLSPHETINFRDLVNTVAGVCLAPNFEDQAPAYPCFSVLITGNNRAQAAQDALRGISGQNRTKQATAVLDALDLLDGEKIAPYNSKYTKFILDTVKAKGHGQVVNRSEIIIDDHGLEYMNPGIFRLEPEWVTVLIASLVYSGDIVLAIPGEKFDATGLQKLAATSIDDLVRFKHIEQPKEWNLPALKALFEMLGMTPGMAQLVTQGKDEPVQNLQQAVTQTVERIVETQQTLRNGLHFWELDLLFGTELASQTGGLDEAKSFFESLQAYTSPGKLKNFRYSAPEVLVHEKTIKILDKLDALRKFIVVHDPTISWLSKAEAVLPAEHNWVDRMRAIRQDVLDDLKQVDISNLVVLSQSISTKLQELKKDYIITYSGLHTKARLGANEDKRKVSLLNDKRLQTVQKLAGIDLMPRQQLTEYQNRLAGLKSCFALTEQHLDRSPICPHCNFKPAVETSVVAGTQTIEQLEDQLDALVDTWTSIILKNLDDPTTQEAIKLLKTEDQDLINTLIKTKELPVPVDNNLVHSLKEVLSGLVKVPVKEKELHKALQESSGPSTPQELKQRFDDYIDTLVKGKDPNKVRLVLEQE; encoded by the coding sequence ATGAAATACGGAGAGCTGATCCAATTTGACCCCATTGAGTCAGTTGTACAGTTACGAGACGCTGATAAATCGGGTGCCGCGCATCACCTAGTGAATACCTATGTTATTTCCGAAGAGATGGCCGAACGGCTCACGCAGCTTGTCATTCCCCAAATGCAATTTGATCACCCGGTTGACAACAAGGGGCTGCTGGTGGTTGGTAACTACGGTACCGGTAAATCGCACTTAATGTCGGTGGTATCCAGCCTTGCCGCAGATGGCTCCCTGCTGGAAGGACTGAACCACTCCGGTGTCCGCGATGCTGCTTCCCAGATTGCCGGACGATTCAAGGTTATCCGCACCGAGATCGGGGCTACTACCATGTCCCTACGTGACATCTTGGTGGCCGAGTTAGAAGAGAATCTCGAAAAACTCGGCGTGGAATATGTATTCCCCGAAGCCGGGACAATCACCAGCCACAAACGGGCCTTCGAAGACATGATGGCAAAGTTTGGCGAGGCATTCCCCGAGCACGGACTGCTGTTGGTGGTCGATGAGCTGCTTGACTATCTCCGCACCCGCAAGGACCAAGAGCTGATCCTCGATCTCAATTTCCTCCGTGAAGTTGGTGAAGTGTGTAAAGATCTTCGCTTTCGCTTCATGGCCGGTGTCCAAGAGGCTATTTTTGATAGCCCGCGTTTTGCCTTTGTCGCCGATAGCATCCGCCGAGTGAAGGACCGTTTCGAGCAGATACTCATTGTACGCAATGATGTGAAATTCGTGGTTGCCGAGCGTCTACTTAAGAAGACGACCGAACAGCAAGCCAAGATTCGCGACTACCTAATGCCCTTTGCCAAATACTACAGCGGACTGAACGAACGCATAGACGAATTTGTTCGACTCTTCCCAGTGCATCCAGACTATATCGACACCTTCGAACGAGTCACTGTAGTGGAAAAGCGCGAGGTGCTCAAAACGCTGTCTATAGGAATGAAGGGTATTCTCGATAAGAATGTACCGCAGGACGAACCTGGACTGCTCGCTTTCGACAGCTATTGGAACACACTCAAGCAGAACGCTTCCTTCCGCGCCATTCCCGAGATTCGGGCAGTCATAGATTGCAGTCAGGTGTTGGAATCCCGCGTTGAGAATGCTATTACTCGCAAGCAATACAAGCCGATGGCTCTTCGCCTTATACATGCGTTGTCAGTTCACCGCCTAACTACTGGTGATATTTATGCACCTATAGGCGCATCCGCCCAAGAATTGCGCGATCGCCTCTGTCTCTACGATCCGTTGATTGCCGAACTGGGTAGCGACGAACCCGACAAGGATCTGCAGACTCACGTGGAGACAGTCCTGCGTGAGATACACAAAACGGTGAACGGGCAGTTCATTACTTTCAATGCTGACAGCCGCCAGTTCTATCTCGACCTGAAGAAAACCGATGACTTCGATGCCCTGATCGACAAGCGGGCTGAAAGCTTGGGACTGGCTCAGCTCGACCGATTCTATTACGAGGCGCTCAAGCGGGTCATGGAATGCCAGGACGCTACCTACGTTACAGGCTACAAAATCTGGCAACACGAGTTGGTTTGGCAAGAGCACAAGGCCGCTCGTACAGGTTACCTCTTTTTCGGCGCTCCCAACGAGCGTTCCACCGCCGTTCCGCAGCGGGACTTCTACCTGTACTTCATCCAGCCCAACGATCCGCCTCGCTTTAAAGACGACAAGGTTAATGACGAGGTCTTCTTTCGCCTGAAAGATACCGACGAAGAATTCCAGACTGCGCTCAAGGGCTATGCGGCTGCACTTGATCTCGCTGCCACCTCATCAGGTCACGCTAAAGCAACTTATGAATCTAAGGCCAACGGTTTCCTAAAAAAGCTTGTCCAGTGGCTACAGAAACACATGAGCGATGCCTTTGATGTCACCTACCAGGGACGTACCAAGTCCATAACCGAATGGGCTAAAGGCAAATCAATCCGAGAACTGTCCGGTCTGTCACCCCACGAAACCATCAATTTCCGTGACCTGGTCAACACCGTTGCCGGGGTCTGTCTTGCTCCGAACTTCGAGGACCAAGCCCCAGCCTATCCGTGCTTCTCAGTTCTAATTACCGGTAATAACCGTGCACAGGCTGCTCAGGATGCCTTGCGGGGCATCTCTGGTCAGAACAGAACCAAGCAGGCCACCGCCGTGTTGGATGCCTTGGATCTGCTCGACGGCGAGAAGATTGCTCCCTACAATTCGAAATATACCAAGTTTATCCTTGATACCGTGAAGGCTAAGGGCCACGGCCAAGTGGTAAACCGCAGCGAGATTATCATAGACGACCATGGGCTTGAGTACATGAACCCAGGCATCTTCCGTCTGGAGCCAGAATGGGTTACTGTCCTGATAGCGTCATTGGTATATTCTGGAGATATTGTGCTCGCCATCCCTGGTGAGAAATTTGACGCTACCGGGCTGCAAAAACTTGCTGCAACCAGCATAGATGACCTAGTACGTTTTAAACATATTGAACAACCCAAAGAATGGAACCTACCGGCACTCAAAGCGTTGTTCGAAATGCTCGGCATGACGCCAGGTATGGCCCAGCTTGTTACCCAAGGCAAGGACGAGCCGGTGCAGAACCTGCAGCAGGCTGTAACCCAGACAGTTGAGCGTATCGTTGAAACCCAGCAGACCCTACGCAACGGGCTTCATTTCTGGGAACTCGACCTGCTTTTCGGTACCGAACTTGCCAGCCAAACCGGAGGGCTGGATGAGGCTAAGAGCTTTTTTGAATCACTTCAAGCCTATACCTCACCGGGCAAGCTAAAGAATTTCCGGTACAGCGCCCCCGAAGTTCTGGTTCACGAAAAAACCATCAAGATACTCGACAAACTGGACGCCCTACGGAAATTTATTGTAGTTCATGATCCAACTATATCCTGGCTATCCAAAGCCGAGGCAGTGCTTCCCGCAGAGCATAACTGGGTGGATCGCATGAGAGCAATCCGGCAAGATGTTCTGGATGACCTCAAGCAGGTTGACATAAGTAATCTGGTCGTTCTATCTCAAAGTATTAGTACCAAGTTACAAGAACTCAAGAAGGATTATATTATTACGTACAGCGGTCTTCATACTAAGGCCAGGCTTGGTGCCAATGAAGACAAACGTAAAGTGAGCTTACTCAATGATAAACGATTGCAAACGGTACAAAAGCTAGCTGGTATCGACCTGATGCCTAGGCAACAGCTTACTGAGTATCAGAATCGCCTTGCCGGCTTAAAAAGTTGCTTTGCCCTGACCGAACAACATCTTGATAGATCACCTATTTGTCCTCACTGTAATTTCAAGCCTGCCGTGGAAACTTCAGTAGTAGCAGGAACTCAGACAATTGAGCAGTTGGAAGATCAGCTTGATGCACTAGTGGACACTTGGACATCGATTATTCTGAAGAATCTGGATGACCCAACTACCCAAGAAGCCATAAAACTTTTGAAAACTGAAGACCAAGACCTCATTAACACACTTATTAAAACTAAAGAACTTCCTGTTCCCGTGGATAATAACCTTGTTCACTCGTTAAAGGAAGTTCTCTCTGGGCTTGTTAAGGTTCCCGTTAAAGAAAAGGAACTTCATAAAGCGCTTCAGGAAAGTAGCGGTCCTTCCACCCCGCAAGAGCTGAAACAGCGTTTTGATGATTATATTGATACGCTAGTAAAAGGCAAAGATCCCAACAAAGTTAGACTTGTTTTGGAGCAGGAGTAA